In Salvia miltiorrhiza cultivar Shanhuang (shh) chromosome 4, IMPLAD_Smil_shh, whole genome shotgun sequence, the DNA window agcttttgctcatctgagtaCCTTTATAAGGTATGTGTCCccatgtgtaatgctaagtcataaaatgaccttagtcaatgctctcattgcggctactagactaaatgcataatccaagacgttctaactgaggcgatgtcctcgataggttaaggtatatatatttatcttgagtatatccttagggtctcattagaatcttaattcttttgtttcagcattgatccactgtcggcgcttctagctattattaaactctaaaccatcttcgagaacttctctcgtcttacacacttgcgtaaacttttatgatcaatcataatggttggtaacttctagttacccatggcacctatcctcctttcgatttgtagcaggtgatcgtaatcaatagggattctaaatcatgctcacgtgtaatataataggtaattgtaatcataaaggttctgaatatctgaaactgtaagctggcagttctaatcgcgatgctataacatcatacacaaagtgTTATAACTGCATATGAGTCCGACTCTGAAGTtcaaacataaatcatgaaggttctcttcatgccataactggtgataatcgagagttagtaatgagtcttagctcattatgcgatagctagctgattacataagtcacactcgtcgctacgagcaatgactcacgtgatctatcatcaaataaggcaatagtcgattcggtgttctgtcactcgtgaacaacctgaatgaagaactatgcctgcttcagtgattcgtgcgtggcactccgcttgcactgctttcatgggattctctttttctttcttagctcttcaccatggctatagtgaaatataactgagtttctagcttctattgttcttctcgtaacagtgatcatgcattcttaacgcatctaagttcattgagatatctaatcaatcaataaagcataaaacttgaatgtaagcatcagtacattcatataaaacgtgaacttctcaatgttttaaaatcattaccaccttctttcttgctgagcatgacgatgtgatgaagtgatgagctttggctgactgactcatatatactagtgatcatactagaaaaatgggctaactctagggttcagagcaaatgaactgctctgataccactctgtcacgaccgagtcctaattaaggataattaagccgggaaatcgtggctaatggagggagattagaagcggggtagaaaggggaataatcaaacaagaaaggatcgtatttcatcattgttaacaacatggatatctataatataacagagtttttgtcgtatagactcaaataactaacaagttcggataactccgacttatccaaaataacataaaacttctgagtacgcagcggaataaggttctgattacatgtatgaagacatgtaaccctagagttcattaatacataataagacaaaagaatcccgctcgtcacttcatcaccatcggcagctgctcaacctgcacatttagaaatatatgcagggcttgagtacaaaagtactcagtggacacgtatgcctaattataaaaatacatgcttcaaaactgtaaattgtcatgccatcataaacagtacagcaagggagtttttcgctaaaaggcccaagcttactaaattcatttgtgattcttaaagttcgtctgcagactaagttctcttgtaatctatcatatctggaactttgtgccggagaggtggccacctctcacggtcacttgaccggccaacccgctagatgactcacggtcactggtgtacactagccctggcaggatagctatcaactgctcaggacccgaattcgattgcatcattggcaaagccaaagcagatagatatcatactaaaatttaaacattttatggcaagacaatacttgaaataactttaactcaaagattttatcatgaaataacttgcttgaacgtaacatttaaactcatttgatatatatgaaagtaatgcccacttgatagaaattttctgtggtacagtagctccttgactgattattaatctcgtgtttgacctttattacgagaatataaataagatactgctcgaataaaatcctcaattaatgagaatgcgtaatttaactatgcatgactcatattccgataattattattctgagataataatctgggaaattctattataaatcctaattgtcgaaataaaataatttaaataaggctCGTCACATGAGGTCGGATAGATTATCATAATCAATCCGTTCTCATCGGGTGTtataatccgtcaattaaataaaccccgttcctcgtagtcaatagaaaataaatacttcaacttattcgctttataatctcataattaatcgggcttaataaataagaacaagtaatgttataaaattaaaaaaaaataaaataaaataaaaaggctcaacataaggcacataagaatcacaatcaaacatcatcaaaacatgctctgcttttatactgactcaacttcaaaatttaatctgttctgactccgacatctcctggactcgagactcataccgaaagaaagatcttcgagtctagtttcatataaaaaaaaaatagagtcgaaaactccaagtggtttgagagatatgacgtttttaccacgatctaccatgttcggcagttttgaacaatcgaaaacttgtatttttgaaaaatagtaaacgttgtcaaactgggctcaactttggtggatatctaaataacacaataaggttaataccataaaaatttggaaagctagatcacccaggaagctactgaaataaatgactcttttctctgttctctgaaattctcagtagtaatgtgcagtttaggttttgcattttaaagaagtatcatacgaagttggaatggcttgaaattttaccagggtactcaagactcatgtagggactttctataaaattttcaaagctgttagacatcgacaaaccgtcgatcacagtaggtcagtaggcctacgaaattcatatttataagtccttaaaaataatttatataaatcaagaaataatagtttaatcccaaaaatattcattaaaagtccatcctaatttaaataaagaacggacctcatttaaaataaatagtcccaaacttgttacgcacatatactaaatctttcacgaaacatcctttaaaataaactttgatacatagaaaataattcaacaacttgagctcttaaggggttgttttacaacagacaccaaatctacctcggatctccaaatgaggctccaaaagacattctggaaactagacatttcaaggatcattctccaatttgaatcgaatgaaaaacaattcaaacgagcaagatatgccctctcaaagatgggtatttaacaagcaaaaatctgtaaatttcatatttccagattacaaccaagtcagtgggctttctttaaaaattcatatctccctttacaaaactccactgggaaccccaaaggtcaatctggaaactagggagagatcataacactctccagttggatttactctaagaaccttcatggtttagaagatatgactatctaaagttcagtgcacaaaaagagttcaagtttggcagattcagaacataaatcggaaaaaccactttaagcttcaccaaaaattctaaaactgaacaagtaagttcccaacatgtcagtgaatattcagtagaaagataggcttgagaatcaaatatttaagtcggccttttccacctcaaagtcgtaggtttgtaaaatctactggatggtacatggaataagaactagatttcaagaatttataccggttgtttcccttactcaaaaatggtgaggccgatgtcaaaagaaagatacgggagtctagagtgacatattcaagtttcaaaggttttcaccgattgaaactttacttatgatctcccaaagattgtttaccaaaaatgtattccagatgggcagtgatgtttacaaattcataaataaatcatgcgagctctaaatattctgaaattttaccaaaatatagacaatgtatgaaagatgatacacaattaatttgagaatttttgggaaccgtttggatgatatgcaactgaattcaaaataaagaagcttagtatatacctcttcaagttacaatttggagttggaggaaactctctctccctttctcaacttcttctacacgttttggtgagggaagaaaagacttgatggctggaacaatatgtgttgttgcataattgagttggtggtgaaagtggtggggaaaatggtggtgaaagtcaaaaagtagatttagtggtaaaatggagtggggaacaaaattaatggaaagaaaaagagaagaaaaagaaaggaaaaaaaaatgtagaggagaattattgatgtattttctctgtctcggtgattctgtaactgtaagatggatcgtgtgctcgtatatgcttgatactgtttatttaaataaatctcgtatttcgacatgtgatttctcgcttaaatcgataaattataaaatgaatctaaattaaatccgtagatttaattcgtttgttgttctaatatttaaattaaatccgcagatttaattaactcacgagtcagaaataaatcacgacttgaataaagataaaatctaatttcatcttgcttaaataaataacgtgactttgctaagtcagttataactctgaaataatatcatttactgctttaacaatataaattcaggatcataagctgaattcatattaggataaaaaccgttttcattcactgatgaacaaaaataaacactcattactagatttaaaatatataaaagagcgggtcactacatataaaaaaaattaaaattgaaaatttgtaaTATGAAAACATAAGTATGaacattttttaaatatattaaaagttgAGGACACAAACTAtggttaattcaaaaataaaataaaaatagttgacTAACTTAGAAATAAAGTACAATTTATTCCCTTTTTTTTTCCAGAGGAAATGataatcatatactccctctgtcccgtaAGAGAGTATCACATATGGAATTacacatgttttaagaaattgTTGGTATATGTGTCGAGTGGAAATGAGTGGTTATAATTGTGGGATTATGTCAAAATGAGTGTGTGTGGTTGTggttaaaaagaaaaagtgaaGCCATATCCCAAAATGAAAGTGATACTTTCTTCTAGGACAGACGAAAATAGAAAATGTGATACTTTtttatgggatggagggagtattaaaatcTAAATGAACAATATCTAGAagtaccaaaatagaaaattagACTTCCAAATCATATTACTCCATTAAAAGTAAAAGTAAGCCTTGCTAACTCATGCTCCGCCTTATTAGCTAGCTTCCCTGCGCGTGTGATAGAAATTAAGAACAATATATTTCTAGCATGTTCAAATACTTTTCTAAATAGTCACTAAGAGAGTCTGATCTTTTATGGGTGCAtcctctttggttgtaaatttatcatgggaaaatgagggatcaacaaaatttcaccctttaaatcattctttcattttccctcattttctacaaaattctttcattttccctcattttctacaaaatagaatttgaccattactcattcttcattttcactacaaaagagggataatattatcacatcaaaaattaagagataatattatccttcctttatagtgaaaatgaggaatgagtaaatGTCAAAATTCATTTcatagaaaatgagaaaaaagaagaaaaaaaattacagggtgaaattttatttattttctttttttttaagataaattaaaaaaaaaaaaaaacgcaacCTATATATAAAACTCAACACATGAATAACCAAAAGCGAATCAATAATACACAACCACATCCACATGCCCTACGTAATTCTTCACACAAAACCCTATGATCGCATGTAGTTCCCCAAGAAGGGATCATTTTTGTTGGCTCACAGCTGCAATAATATTCCCGAGGTAGTCTCTGGTCCTACCACTATCAATCCAAACCTCCACATTTTTCAtctcttacttttttttttttgatcgggtaAAGTATTTTTGGAACGAATCTTGAACCCTATATAATAAGGGTGTGtttgatatataaattgagataaaaagtgataaataaaatttaaataaataatacttaaataaataatattagaGGGGAAGAGATATTAAATTTTTCAGTGAAACAGTGATATAAGAGCGGGCATCTCGCTTAATGCGGACGTTCTTATTAATCAATATTACTATCAAACGTTTAGATAAGACATGATTATTTATAACTCgtaaaatattttacataacaCGTCTGCAAGCTTCAAGATTTATGGTatactatatgtatatatggtgGCCGTGGCCGTGGGACACCATtccaaattaaaaaagaaaaagtcgTAGCGATATTAATTGTACACAACCATCACACACTAGCAAATACTCCTATCTAAGACTACTATACATACATATGTATGAAATTCGAGTTGGAAATTTTGTGCATCCGCCAGTGATTATGATAGCATCCACGCTCCCCCTCCCTTCATGTTGAACTGTTTCAGTCTACCGAAAAACATTACTATTATGAGGATTATTTTACCCTCATCACTCCACTTTCCGGATAATCCATACCATTTGTTCACACAATTTGGATCTGCTCTTAGCTGACGATCACAGCTATAACCAGTTGTGAATCCAACATTGCCGTAGGCGCTGCAATTAATTGTTACCATAAATTAGATACACAATTTTTTGAATATGGACATGAAGAACTACTACTAGTTAGTTAATGAAGGTTAGGGAAATTAAATACGATCACATGTGCAAGCCTCAAATCTAGGATAGAGTTGGATCGTCGTCGTGATAAAAAGAAATCcccaaaacaaatataataaaaatgggTGATATATCTATCATTGTGAAGATGCAACACTCGTATAGAagcaaacaaaaaaattatacgtCATGAGTTATGACTCTCATACTTAAAAGATTGAACCTTGGGACCCCCTATACAAaatttttggattttatttaaaatttgtgccCAAGTAAGTCCAAAAGGAGAGGCATACGCTGACTCGGTGGCGGAAGAGAACTCTCGTGCTCAAGAGAAGAGagcttaaaaatattacatatagACTATATAGTCTATAATTATCTTCGTTGTTCACTTAAATTAGgaaataagtataaaaataaatgatatgcTTACAAacaatttgaaataattaattttgaaatgttTAAAAACCAATGAAACATCTCTTGAATTGTGATCGCCAATGTTTTTCTTgcataaaaaaatcaatgatATGTCTACAAACAacttgaaataacttttttAATATTAGAAAAAAAGAGAACTCGAAAATTGTGATCGCCCATGcttgtttctttttcttataTAAACTAACAGTCAAATTTAAAAAACCACTAAGTCACGATGATCTCGAACCTTTAGCGCAATAACCATTCTACAACTAAATTTATCatcaaaatttcaccctttaaattcttcttttctttttcttcatttcctacttgacccttactaaTTCCTCCTTTTCAATATAAAGAAGgtataatattatcacatcaaaaatggagggataatattatccctcctcctttgtagtgaaaatgaggaattagtaagggtcaagtagaaatctgagaaaagaaatgaaagatttaaatgatgaaattttatttattccttattttctcataataaatttacaatcacgTAGCAGACAGCCTAAGAGAACAACACCCGCACACATCATCCTGATGCTTGTCGACCTTTAGTAACATTTGTGGGACGGAGTTTGCATTTAAAAACAGAATAAATATGGAAAGATGGAATTTGTTTAGACGTGGCGATATATGATTCTTAAAATTTAATAGCAACAGATAAGAGGTGGTTCAAAGAATCTGAATCATAAAATTTAATAGCAACAGATAAGAGGTGGTTCAAAGAATCTGTGGAAATGGGAATAGAATTTTATCTTCGTCCTTAATTTCCAGTTTCGAGAATATATCTGAACAACAAAAACATTTAGTAACTTGTGTTTTTCAAATAAAGTATCAGTCAGTTCTCTGTTTCTGAATCTTTTCGAAAAACAAACTATTACTCTACAAGATTTTGAACAACTCTGAAAGGACTGAAATGGAAGGTGCAGgctagggctgtaaacaaaccaagccgctcgcgaactattcggagctcgttcaagttcgtttagagaagctcgtaaaataaacaaaccaaacttgagcttagtagtattcggctcgttaactcgtgaacatgttcgtcaagtgattcagcttgaaaaatataaattattagtagacataacttatatttatccactaaaattaataataattgtattaaatctctaattaattttatttgttataagaaaatactccctccgattttttataagtgtcccatttagctcatttttttgtttctcaataagtgtcccatttcaaaatttgagagtatatttatgacacttttcctattttatccttatttaatacttgtatgaatgtaataattagttgtataaatgcatttattatgacaattactaaggttacaactgtaaaatatcttattttattggtatgtgtattttgacggctggggacacttaataaaaatcggagggagtaattaatatatttattattttaaataaaataatttatttttaaaataaaataatcaatattttaaatataaatataaatttggaAAGTTCAtataggctcgtgagcctcaaagtattcggtaagtaaagttcgggattcgattcgataattaacaaaccaaacttgaacacaccactattcggttcggctcggttcgattacatcCATAGGTGTAGCTGCAAAACTATTTGTGCAAAACTATTTGAGATTCTTATATATTAATGGTTATCTATATTATATCAAATCGATGTGCACGTGTAGCACCAAAAATCATGAGCCAAATAAATGTTTAATAATATGATCCAAGCAATTCTGTTATGTGCAAAGATATACATACGAAatcaacaataaaataaataaacattaaTTTTGTTACCTTATCACTTCGAATGTGATATTCAGCACACTGAAATTGAGAGGATCCTCTTTTAGACTTTTCCTCTCTGTGATGCAAATCAGAATGATAAAGATTGCAAGATAAGAAAGCTGCGAAAATACGAAGTTTTGGTTAACTGtatttctctttttctcttttgctTCACACTTTGATGGGATTTGTTCATCCTTGGCCACAGGTAGAAATGAAGTATATGGAGGGAGGTACCTGTATATTTTACCAATATtatcacatagatttagtgtaatatttaatgaattaatatattcttataaatatataatatataaaataattataaaataaaatacataatagGAGTAAAATAGGTAATCCACGAGTTGTGCCTTAAGATCCTTTACGCATGGTTCGATTTTAGTTTAAATCAAACAGTGAATAATTTGAAGTTAGGTTATTGAATCTGAAAGTTGTAATTTTTCTCAAGATGTTGTGGCAGACATTGATAAGAATATTGAATCACATTAGGTACAAACTTAACATAGTAAAAATGATATGATTCTGACATAGAGAATATCCACTTATTCGCCTTATTACCATTGGGGACATGATAAATTAAAGAATAACTCCACTTTTGTAAATTGCTCATGATTAGAATAAAGAATAGCTGTGAGAATTTGGAATCATAATCTTGTGGAAGTTTCTGTTTTCGAAACGGAGATATCATGGAGCAATAATGgagtttataattaaaaaaaataaaaaaaatacacccGAATTTTCCAAATCATTTAAAGTAAAACATAAtactactattatttttatattaaagaACAATCATGGGCAATATTATCAATCATATTTTGCGCATACTAGTTGATTCAATGTAAGTTTTAAACATGACCAATTCTAAGATTAATGCAACTAGGCCCAAATATAGACCACACGTTTTGACAAAGGCCGAGAGTACTcaaacctgtgacctcttggagaacaggcaaccaccccaaccactaggccatcccaaggggactaTGCATATGTATaattgtatatagatatataagagagagagggagagactAACATCATGATTACGAAAAACACCAATATGGCGGGAGCGATTGTGGAGAGATCAACAATACTCTCACCAGAATGCCTAGCGTTGGTGCATAGAAAAAGGATGCAAACTACTTTCTGATAAGTATTCAGCCCTTCTAAGCCCGGTGTGTTCCATTCCATAGAGGAGAAGAGTACAAAACCAATGAGAAGAAATCCAAACACTGTAGCTGCAAGGAGCAGAGATTGCAGGCTAGAAAGCAAATGCATGTATCCTATGTGGCTTGCGTTGCTTTCGAGCAAATATTTTGGCTCAGGCCTCATATTTTTTGTCCCAACAATCCACAACACAACTCTGAGAGCTGAGGGAAACAACGTGTTCCCAAGTAAGATTTGAGGGATGAGAATCAAAAGAAGCCCTGAATTCTTCCTGAAAACGATCATGTTCTCATTCGTTGGTACAAAACCACAGCTAGAAAAAGTTGAGACCACAGTGAAAAGAGCAAAGGTGAAAGTCTTGATCCCCTTGTTTCGCAGCACATTCTCTGCTCCGGTAACAAGGGTTAGATAGATCAAAACGGATGCGATCCCGAAAACCTGCACCACGAGAAGATAGCCCAACGCCACAAAACTCAAGAATTTGATCGAATCATGCTTCAGAACGGACTCATCGTTAAGAGATTGATGAGACGGGCTTGATCCCATTTCATCGCGCACTTTAACAACATTCAGTTCGATCTGATCAAAGCCGCTGCTGGTTTGATACCTCGTTGTTGAAGGAGAGTCACTTACAGGAGGCTCTGTTTTGCCCTCGACACGAGACGTTCTGGCCATCTTGAGCGCGTTCAAGCGGAGTATGAGCATGGAGACGAAGATCTCACCCCCAGCAAACATCAAGAACGTCATGGACATAAGCTGAGAGTTGGAGAAAACCTCCATTTCCACCGCTGACATGCTCGACACAGTGGCGGCTGAAACAGAAGTGTAGAACAAGTCGATGTTTCGAGGCGCCAACTGGTTGGTTCTGGGCTTCAAGGCCTTGAGGATTCCGAAACCAACGCAGGAGAGACAGACAAAGTAGAGAATATATGTGAATAATGCGTTGGTATTGAAGAGAAGGTCGCGGTAGCAACAAGAGATGAACAACTTAGTCATTTTCCAAAAATTACtaccaaaatatttctttctgTAACAAGAAAAGTCCATCCCTGACTTTCACACACAGCACAGTTTTGTGGGATTATGCTGATAAATATGCATAGACGCAATGGGGCTATAACTATATATAGCGTTTTCGTCACAAGAAAATTGATGCATCTAGGCATCAACTTTTTACGTTGTGGCCAAATTCTCAAGTTAGGGGAGGGACAATATCCGCAACTGCAGAATGACATGACAATATGACTTTGTTTTTAAATAACTGTGAACACAACATTACTCTTATGTACTAAatttattattgtaatatataACAAAAGAAATATTACCATATGTATATAAAAAAGGGTAAATTGCCGCAAATTACATAAAGTTTGGAcgaattctgattttgcacacaacctttaaaatttaaaataaaatatactaaattttaatttttctgattttttcccTGATTTAAAATTCCCcctaaaactaaaaaaaaaaaaaaaaaaaaaggttgttGCTCCAATCTAACACAAGAAGCTCATAACTTGTATATATAATGTATTTAATGAACTTCACAGTTCAACAATTCAATatgaaaataaagttttccttcacaatcaaacattaattcacaagaaaatgaaaataaattgtgacaatttaaaatttaatactatattttatttcatattttgaagGTTGTGaagaaaattcaaattttatttttattttcttgtgcattaatgtttgattgtaatggaaaatttattttcatattaaaTTACAAAGTTTTAAATTCAGGGGAATTTTAAATTGGTAAAAGAAttagaaaaattaaaacttgatgtattttatttcaaattccaAAGATTGTTTGCAAAATTAGAATTCGTCCaactttatgtattttataacaatttttcctataaaaaaatataacatgatagattaaatataatttgtatGCCTAAAAAAGCATTATTCCACTCTACAAGAATGAGTAAGATTCGCTACAGCAATTAAGGACGAATAGGAATTCGTTGTTCACTTTTCAGTCTTAACGACGGATCATCAACACCAACTccttattttagatatttagtattattattttaatttttttaaattcatcaatgcgacgttaattatatttttttaactttacatttattattttattttaaaatcatCATAAACGTGTCAttgatttattatatattactcTCTCCATCTTGAAGACGACGTCGACGTCGTCATGTGGTCGCCAACGGCCATTCCGTCGTCGTAGCCGTCGGCGACGGCCATCGAATTGCATCGGTATTGGTTTCAATGACCACTT includes these proteins:
- the LOC131021350 gene encoding probable cation transporter HKT1;4, which codes for MDFSCYRKKYFGSNFWKMTKLFISCCYRDLLFNTNALFTYILYFVCLSCVGFGILKALKPRTNQLAPRNIDLFYTSVSAATVSSMSAVEMEVFSNSQLMSMTFLMFAGGEIFVSMLILRLNALKMARTSRVEGKTEPPVSDSPSTTRYQTSSGFDQIELNVVKVRDEMGSSPSHQSLNDESVLKHDSIKFLSFVALGYLLVVQVFGIASVLIYLTLVTGAENVLRNKGIKTFTFALFTVVSTFSSCGFVPTNENMIVFRKNSGLLLILIPQILLGNTLFPSALRVVLWIVGTKNMRPEPKYLLESNASHIGYMHLLSSLQSLLLAATVFGFLLIGFVLFSSMEWNTPGLEGLNTYQKVVCILFLCTNARHSGESIVDLSTIAPAILVFFVIMMYLPPYTSFLPVAKDEQIPSKCEAKEKKRNTVNQNFVFSQLSYLAIFIILICITERKSLKEDPLNFSVLNITFEVISAYGNVGFTTGYSCDRQLRADPNCVNKWYGLSGKWSDEGKIILIIVMFFGRLKQFNMKGGGAWMLS